A stretch of Eleutherodactylus coqui strain aEleCoq1 chromosome 2, aEleCoq1.hap1, whole genome shotgun sequence DNA encodes these proteins:
- the GPR151 gene encoding G-protein coupled receptor 151, whose protein sequence is MAPQSPDLKILQSVLDHMNRQKDLSKPTSTEDLWFVLKDVWNNLSAEFLQKLRASVAGRIDAVLKGQMTLQKKDLVTICRDFEDLGKKVKELGAQVVFSSILPADGHGTNNTNIAALNVQTKLGLIGEDNPVPHHNSPVSSFTTPLQTKVTEGRCQRPDMQRVLGLNVLQPSACKWFRETQGPVMMEMETNFSTVDSNFPKQTLYAFGFQPLDLGEWTFITPTLLALICILGLAGNLCVISILFHNSRKAKPSMIHSLILNLSISDLLLMFSVPFRVAVYSRSTLTVSWFVCRTADWFTHACMSVKSFTIAIVAKACFIYTSDPAKQVTISQVTICAVMMSTWVVASILPLPECFFTDAKQNYSSVICLISISSQAREIMAIFVKLYPLFVYLIPFTIAFFYFRRAYGQCQRRGTKTQNLRNQMRSRRLTMMLLSVTVTFCIMWLPEWISWLWFWHQPLGGPSPPQAFMTLAQVLMLSLSCINPFIFLVMSEEFKEGFKDVWKHLTSKKSLDVKDQDEDDVKDKGALTPEVPLDSSPSPDHLPEHPTTNGFMEQSCSQQEFGSQDSKENPVLPDVEQFWNEREANPADQSNDPTPWENEGKDTVGSEMSSTKM, encoded by the exons atggccccacagagccctgatctcaaaaTCCTCCAGTCTGTCTTGGATCACATGAATAGACAGAAAGATCTGAGCAAGCCgacatctacagaagatctgtggttcgTTCtcaaagatgtctggaacaacctctctgccgagttccttcaaaaactgcgcGCAAGTGTAGctggaagaattgatgctgttttgaaa ggacaaatgacactgcaaaaaaaggacCTTGTAACCATCTGccgagactttgaagaccttggaaagaaggtgaaggaactaggagcacaggtggtcttctcatccatcctcccagcggATGGCCATGGAACAAATA ACACAAACATAGCCGCTCTCAAtgtccaaactaaacttggacTCATTggtgaagacaacccagttccacaccataacagtccagtttcatcgttcacaacaccactgcaaacgaaggTGACGGAGGGCAGGTGTCAAAGGCCAGACATGCAACGGGTGCTaggactaaatgtccttcagccaagtgcctgcaaATGGTTCCGagagacacagggacctgtaatgaTG GAGATGGAGACCAACTTCAGCACTGTGGACAGCAACTTTCCAAAGCAGACACTGTATGCATTTGGATTTCAGCCTTTGGATCTTGGAGAATGGACTTTTATCACTCCCACCTTACTGGCGTTGATCTGTATACTAGGACTTGCTGGTAACCTATGTGTGATCTCCATCCTTTTTCATAATTCCAGAAAAGCCAAACCTTCCATGATCCATTCTctcatcctgaatctaagcatcTCAGATCTCCTGTTGATGTTCTCGGTACCATTCCGGGTAGCGGTCTACTCAAGGTCTACTTTAACAGTAAGTTGGTTTGTGTGTAGAACTGCAGACTGGTTCACACATGCCTGCATGTCAGTCAAGAGCTTCACCATTGCTATAGTTGCCAAAGCCTGTTTTATATATACCAGCGATCCTGCCAAGCAAGTGACCATTTCACAAGTGACCATCTGTGCTGTTATGATGTCTACTTGGGTGGTAGCTTCAATTCTGCCACTACCCGAGTGCTTCTTTACAGATGCAAAGCAAAATTACAGCTCCGTTATTTGCCTCATAAGCATATCATCCCAGGCACGGGAGATAATGGCCATTTTTGTTAAGCTTTATCCACTTTTTGTATACTTAATTCCTTTCACTATTGCATTCTTCTACTTTCGGAGAGCATATGGCCAGTGCCAACGTAGAGGAACTAAGACTCAGAATTTAAGAAATCAAATGAGGTCCAGGAGGCTCACCATGATGTTATTGAGCGTTACTGTCACCTTTTGCATTATGTGGCTTCCAGAGTGGATATCATGGCTCTGGTTTTGGCATCAGCCTCTAGGTGGTCCATCTCCTCCTCAAGCATTTATGACATTAGCCCAAGTCTTAATGCTTTCTCTGTCTTGTATAAATCCATTTATCTTTCTTGTCATGTCAGAGGAATTTAAAGAAGGCTTCAAAGATGTCTGGAAACATTTGACTTCCAAAAAATCATTGGATGTAAAGGATCAAGATGAGGACGATGTTAAAGATAAAGGAGCTCTTACTCCAGAGGTTCCACTGGACTCATCTCCTTCCCCAGATCATCTTCCCGAGCATCCTACAACTAATGGCTTTATGGAACAGTCATGTTCTCAACAAGAATTTGGAAGCCAAGACAGCAAAGAAAACCCTGTTTTACCAGATGTGGAGCAGTTCTGGAATGAGAGGGAAGCCAATCCAGCTGATCAGAGCAACGATCCCACTCCATGGGAGAATGAGGGAAAAGATACAGTAGGTTCTGAGATGTCCAGCACAAAGATGTAA